The Marmota flaviventris isolate mMarFla1 chromosome 5, mMarFla1.hap1, whole genome shotgun sequence genome includes the window TTAGTCTGGATTGGTTTATCAACcacaccgtgtgtgtgtgtgtgtgtgttgtgtaagAAAAGCATCACCTCCTCAGTGTCCTGGAAGCCTGGAAGGAGTCCTCCTCACAGGTCCACCTCACTCTCTTACGTCCCTGCTTGTGCTCCTTGTTTCCTGTCATTCATTGGCCATCTAGGTCATTGtgatttagaatttaattttaaagtatttgtttttatttcaactaCTGACATGCAAATTATTGAGAAGTCTCAAAGCACAAACTgtttcattgaaaatttaaatgtttactgTAATATATTTACCCAGATAAAAATCATGCTTTAAATGTTAAGAgtggaggtgtagctcagggaTTATGTCTCCTGCtgagcatgcatgaagccctgagttcaataactaggtatgcagtaaaatgaaataaatcctaTCCTGCCTACAAATTACAAGTGTTTCAAACATCTGTTCAGTGTACACCTGTTGTAGCAGCTACAGTGAAATAGAGGAAGATAGAAGCAAGCTCCTTcaacatctattttttaatagttccttttcaaaatttgcaGTGAaatttttctcaactttttttctATCTATGTCTGAAACAATGCTTATCATTTACCCTGCCATGGAGGTCTTGTGACAGCCtgggtccacacacacacacacacacacacacacactgttggtCAGGCTGCCTCCTGAGCTGTATCTACCTGTGACCTGCAGCGATTCAGCCTGTAGATGGCTTATCCTGCCTCCTTGCCCCTTGGTTTCCTGTAACTGTGGGATGCAGCCCTGGGGTCCTCTCAAGTGTGGGAGAAACTAAGAAGCTGGGACTTTTCTCCCTGCTGGAGATGGTCCATGGCAGCTGAAGCACCTGGGCACAACAGGAACCCTCTTGGCTCCAGGCTCCAGCATCCAGAAGGCATTTTGTGTTCCAGCAGCACTGCAGGACGTGGGCACCTGGGTCGCTATGGCGTCCTGCCTGTGGCTCGGCATACACTCTCCACACTCAGTAGAGAGCACACAGCAGATGCAGAGGGAGGAATGGGGTCCTTAGCTGACAGGCTCCCTTCTGCTCCACCAGCCTCACTTAGGTCATGGCCACTTTGTAGCCAAATCCATGCATGAAGTCTCTTCAGCTTGAAATTTGGGATGTTTTCTTTTATCAAACTGATTTAATGTGGTTACTATGTATCAGGTGATTTAAACAGGAATGTAGTCGTTTCCTAAAGGTGCAGTTTTTCCATGCTCAAATCCATCGATTATAAACTGAGCTGAAATAAAAATGCTTATGCAGAAATCACTCTCTTAAAGACATCAACCAGTTGCACAGTTTATTTTGTAAAGTAATTCCCTCCAGGGAATAGTCATCCAAACATTTTGATATATAGCAATAAGTTGCTCTCTGTTAACCACGAAATCATGCTTCAACATCCAGCTGGAATATGGTATTTCTACACCAGCCTGGAGTATGGTATTTTTCCACCTTAGAAAATTTGTTAGAGTCAtatttgacttgcatttctcgcTTACTAATATATCTAtatgatttttcatgtttttccatATAACTACCACTTTATGGAATGACTATGTTCTTTGCACATTTTTTATAGTGaaatcttttcttcataaatatacAGTGATATACAATGCTTTATATATTCAAAACAGTAACTGAGTAGTATGGACTACAACATTTAATTTCAGTGGTTATTTTCATCAGAATTTTCTAAagtattgtgtttattttgacaaatttaaTGAGTCCTTTCTATGTATTTCTGTTGGGAAAATCTTTGCACATTTTGGGATCGTCTAAAATATCccctttcaaatttttattgaatgaagttgagttttttgtttgtttgtttgtttgttttgttttttgcttttgtataGTTAACTGCTGAGACAGCAATAATTTATTTGGCTTGCACTATGCTAGGGACTGTTGGCATGGCCCCTTTCACATAGCTATGAACTTCCAAAGTTAAATATGCTTTTTTAtaactcattcattcaaaaaaatttgGTCAATAACTTATAGGTATTTATTCCAATACAGAGTATTCCAGCCACTAGATTTGGTTTACTTAGTGAAAAGAAGACTCTGCCCGCCAATCTAATAGCAAATACAGGCAATAGGCTAAGGGATATGTAATGTAATTTCATGGGTTCATAACTACAGTAAATGGCAttgtttacagaaataaaaagtagtgtCCTAAAAACTATAGGGATGCCCTGAATtctccaaatagccaaagcagcCTTGATGAGAAGAACAGACTGGAGCCTCCAGAATGCTCTATTTCAAGTGATTTTTACTACAATAATGAAACCACAGCACTGTCCTAAGTACAGAAGTGTGTATCAATGGAATGAAGAGCCCCCAAACACACCCACTCATGGTAGGCTATCAGTCGTTGATGAGGGTCCCATGGATGAGGAGTGGCATAGAAGAGTCTGTTCAGTGAATGGCTCAGCAGAAGCTGGACATCTTCCTCGGGAGAACAGAAGTAAGTCCTTCTTACTCCACAAACACAATTTAAATCAGGTAGAATAAGGCTTAGGTGTACAACATGAAATTttaatctctaaataaataacaaagggaAACAGTCCTTCACATGGTCTTGACAATGATATTCTGGACAACACCAGAAAACACAATCTACaacatgcaaaaattaaaatgaataaatacaagatgctagaaagcttctgcacagcaaagaaagatATCAACCAGATGCACAGGCAGCCTACCCAACAGAACAATATTGGCCATCTGTATACCACATGAGGGGTTAAAAACCACACTACAAGAGCAAATTCAAGCAACATGAcagcaaaaatcaaataattcaattaaaaaataggcaTTTTTCTGAATTGAACAGACAAGTGGCCAAAAGTTTATGGAAAGCTGCTGAGCATCATGGATCATCAGGAAGAGGCGATTAAAACCAGCTTGAAATACCAGTTCACACACGTCAGGGTGGTTATTGACAAAACCACGAAGTCAGGCATTGCAGAACATGTGGAGAACACAGAACGCTTGCACCCTGCGGAGGAATCGTATATTCTGGCAGCTATAACTGACAGCTGCCTGAGCCTTCGACATCTACTAAAAATGGAACTGCTAAGGGACTTGGTGATCCCATTTCTGGGTCTGTATCCAAAGGTAGTGAAATAAGCTCCTCAAGAACCTGTTCTCCATGTTTATTGTGCTGGTGCCCAGAGGAGGCAAGACATGGAAGCCAACTTCTTGTCTGGCAGAGGTGGATAGATGAGGAAGACATGGCATGTAGCTGTCTATATCTACAGGCATATAGACATATAGAATGGGTGCCACTCAGTCCTCAGAAGGAGATACTGCCACTGAGATCCCATGGCTGGAGAACTCCAGGCCAAGTAAATGaaggcagacacagaaagaccAGCGGTGCATGGCCTCAGGTCTACGTGGAATCTAAGTAGGAGGGACAGATGCAGAGAGTAGGTGGTGGTCGccaagggctggggtggtagggACATGTTGACAGGGAGAACAAGTTTTCAGTTACAATGCAAATACATCTGGAATTATAAAACATAGCACAAGGACTTTGGTTAAGAGTACCATGTGTTATGTGTGAAATTTTTCATGAGAGCATATTTTAACTGTGCTCagtgcaaagaaaaaagagagcaaaTCTGATAGTAAAGACGTGAGGTAATGAATGTGTTAGTTCTCTCATTCCAGTAATCACATTCAGCATATCAAATGCTATAACTTTACACTGTATACCTACATATATACAagtttttctcttcattcataCCTCTCTATATTTGATAAGAATCAGTGGACTATAGCTAAACAGAATGAATCCTTGGTTATTGAACTCTTAGATGGttttataactatttatttatacagCACTTCAGAGAATTAGCAGGATAAAGATTACTTCTACCAATTCCCATGTACCCTTAACTTCTTCACACCTATGAGGAACCCTGTAACTCCTTTTGCTTCACAAGGTTTTTCCCTGTTTGCACCTCATCAGATGAACACTCATGACCACATCCTCTAAATATCCACAATCTGTTTCCTAATAATAGGATTTTTCCCCTAGTGAGGGAAAAATCCTTGTCAACTTAGGTATATAAGGTGGATTCAGGGGAGCTGCATGAGGACCCTGAATGCACAAGCAGTGGACAAGGAGGCTAACCTCTGAGAGGAGCATAGGGGTGCAGCACTGTGGATTAGGAGCCCAGGGGAGGGCACAAGGAGATCTTCATCATCTGACGTGGAGAGAAGGAGAAACCATGGAACCCAAATCCCCTACTTTACTGTTTCCTGAAAGACAGGTCCCACACTCAACATTTTCCTCAGAGCCCCTGTGACATCCTTGTTCCTGAAACTGTAGATTAAGGGGTTCAGCACAGGGGTAAGAATGGTGTAAAACACAGACATCACCATGTCCTTCTGAGGAGTGTGGTAGGAGCTGGGGAGCATGTAGGTGTAGACAGCAGCACCATAGAAGAGTGTGACCACCATCAtgtgtgaggagcaggtggccagggccttcctcctgccctctgctgaGTTCATCCTGTGGATGGTGAGGAGGATGCAGGAATAGGAGCCTGAAATGACTGTCACAGGGATGAGAAGCATGAGGACACAGCACAGGTACATGAGTGTCTCATAGAGCGAGGTGTCTGAGCAGGAGAGCTTCATCACAGCagggacttcacagaagaagtgctGGATCTCCCGGGATCTGCAGAATGGGTAGGTCAAGGTGACAGGAGTCAGCATGAAGCCATCCACTGAtcccaggaaccagcagccagaTGCCAGGAGGAGACACACTCTATGGTTAATGAGGACTGGATAGCGAAGTGGATGGCAGATGGCCAtgtagcggtcataggccatggctgCCAGAAGGAAAAACTCAGAACCTACTAGTGTCAAGTAGAGGAACATCTGTATCCCACATTCAGGGACAGAAATGGTACTCAAACCCAGCACCTGGTCCAGGAGCATCTTGGGCACAGTGATGGAGATGGACATCATGTCCATGAGGGACAGCTGGCTgatgaagaagtacatgggggtgtggagttTGGCACTGGAGTGTATCAGGATGATCAGGACAGCATTTCCAGACAAGGCCATCAGGAAAACCAGAAAAATGACCATACAAAGCAGAGCTGGGTGTTGAGATTGCCTGAAGAGTCCCACCAGGATGAAATATGCCCACCCCGTGTGGTTGGTCATCCAGGTGGTGATGTCCATGAGGCTCCACTTTGGCTACCAAGAAAGCTTTGGGTTAATGTTGTACAGAGGGCTGAAGTGAATTCTTAGCTGCCACACACCTGTGTACCAGCCTGATTGTGGCAACCAGAGGATATTCCAGAGCCTGTAGATCCTAGGAATTCAGATGACCtgtaataaacaatattttttaaaaagtatctgaaAACTCACCTGTGGGTGAAGTGAGTTGGTAACTTGTAGTGAGGTTGCAACAGTTCAAGTTCATGAGCTTCCTGAAGAAAGTAGTTTGTTAATGACAAGTGCATATTTTCAGAATCATTGCTCAAAAAAGTAAGGGACATTTGCAAACAAGGAGAATCACTAATTCCTGAGTTTAAGTTATTCAAGTGTGAAATAAGTGTTGATATTTCTGGTTTAACAATCTGGTTTTAGCTGGCATCCAAAGACTCTCAGATCTATATggtatatttgaaatgtttaaaaagttgcTGAGACATAATTTGTGCAATGCATATTTAACATTTGAACCCCCAAAGCCTATAGGACCAGGACATGCCAGGAGGTTCTGTGTGTCTGGAATGACTCTGCTGTTCTCTCCAGCACACTGCAGTCTTCACACAGAACCAAACCTTTTGATATCTGAGGGGCACCCACCCATAAAGATCCAAGGTCATGACTGGTTTCCAACCTTGACTCTTGCTACCCCTGACCTCCCCTTCTTTGTCCACTCTGCCTGAGATATGATTAGAATGACACCTGACACCAGGTGTGGTGAGTTTGAAGTAaggcaaagaaatgaaagtttcctgaATTCTGactttcacaaatgaagaaacaggcaTGCTGTTGATTAATATCTGCACTACCCACTCTTCAGAACCTGTCCTAGACCTGGCTGTCACTGCTATTGTACTATGAGATACCACCCTTCATTTCTCCAATTTGGGTACCTATTTATATCTCCAATACTTGATTTTTAAGATTGCATGAAAAAAGACATGCAAGTAAAGCTTACAATCAACTTTAAAGAAAAGTATTTAGATTTGAcaatttttgtgttatttatataaaatgaataaactttaaatgtatatttatataaagggaaaaataaacaatggTCTGAGATACTTGTCAGTTTGACTCTGACTAAACACAGCTTTGTGGAAAGGCTCATCTGCTTCAGCCCAGCTAGGGCTCCTCCTGGTCCATCTTCATGCTCTGTCATTTGCACTCAATCTCAGGTGGAGAACAAGCATTCAAGGATCACTGCTATTCACCAGAAAGACTTTGGCTGTTTTGCCAACACCATCTGCTTTATCAACAGCCACAATCAATTTTCATGGAAATTGAGAGACAGTGAGTTAACAAAACCACACAGACAGGTCTCAGAGTTAGGTCACATTTGTCTGCTCTGTCTTGTGCTCAGCCACCTCTCTGTAGATGCTAGACACTAAGGGTTTGTTAACCTGGCCTGCACTTCCGGAGGTCATTCTACTTCATTACAGGGAAAACACCACCCAAAATATTTGAGGCAGGATTTTTAAATAGggacaaaataagtaaaaagggcaATGAACATAAAATGTGCCCCACCTTTCTTAAGGAAATCAATAATGGTTTCTTCCACGTTTTCTATTAACGAGATTAAATCTTTCCAATCTTCTGCCTCTGAAAGCTTAACTGTTAAATTTGATTCTCTATCATCCTGAGGGTCTGATGTCTCTTCTCTCTAGAAAGACTAACAGTAGCTACAATTcagaggtatttttattttaagaaaggaaagttGAACACATTTTCTCCCTTGTAATATTTCCTAACACCAGATGTGATAGTCCACTTTTGACAGCCCCTGCTGGGAGGCACTGAAGCAGTGGACACACTACACAGCTTCTGATGCTGTAGCCCTAGGGTCTAGCATGACTGAGACCCACTgcagaggtggacagcaggagagGTGCAGGCCCAGGGACAGAGATGGTAGATGGGTAGTGGGTAGTAGGTGGATGACAGAGGAGAGAGACATGATAGACAGATAGACTTCCTGTCCATGAAATCCTAACCTGTTGGCAGATGAAGGCTGAGCTCTTTGGAGAATTTGAGATCTttcccatgaactgaaatcaCACCTTCTGTCCCATCAACCTCTGTGGATAAAGTGGAGCAAGGAATGGACACAAACAGCCGCAGTGAAGACAGGGGCAGAATTTTCTGAGAGGACAGAGGAGAGAGTGGGCAGTGAGGGAGAGGCTCTGCCACTGTTCCGGAGCCCAGAACCCCGAGAAAACACAGGACCAGGGACCCAGTCTGCTCCGCATCCTGGGCCTATCCCACCTGCTCTCTTACTCTTCTCTAGGCACCTGTGTACGTTTCATGGGAACAGCCTGATGCACTTTTAACTTGGGGAATTGGTGACAATTTTGGTAGACAAACACACAGCCACCTTATTAGCCAGAAGCACCCAGGAATTGCTGACTACACTCTGCCTTCCCCAGAGCCTCTGAGGTCCTACTCTTCTTATTTCCTCCTAGTACAGACTGACAATCCAGGGTTTCAGGGTCTCTGCCTATCATCACACAAGTGATCCGAGGGAGGGCCATGTCCCACCCCAGGGTGCAGCAGAGCACCTCACTGCCTCAGTGTCCTTGGAAACAGTGTCCTCCCTCTGCCACGGACAGCTCGGGTCTGGTCCACCCACTGTGTGTGTCATCAGGGAAAAATGAACATGCTCAGGACACTTGCTTCCAGCATTGCTGCAACCTCAGGAGTGACCCCCATGTGAAGCAAGGACAGCCCTTCTCCCTCTGCAAAGTTGCTGTCTCAGGACAACTAATGCAGCTTTCTACCACCATCTGaaacataaaaaggaatatataCTCCTATGTccaaaaataatccaaaataaaaacatatttcttaagATGTTGCAGCAAATAAATTCTATATGAAAATTTGAAGATGAGAACACATTTGTATTTGTCAGAAAAACAGGTGATAGAGAAAGATGAGGAAATGCTGTGAGGATCTAACAGAGCACCTCAACAGCTGGTCAGCAAGCCCAGCACAGCCATGGCCCTGGGCTCCAGGGCCACCTGCCTGGCTGAACTCACCTCAGAGGAGGCTGCGCCTCACCCAGATGGTCAGGGAGTGTGGCCTGGCTAAGTCACCAGGAAGAGGAGGATGGCATCACTCCTGGATTAGGATGCTCACAAGGGACTGGATGAGACATGTCTGTTCACAGATCCTCTGGGGCCTGGGGGACACTGCAGTTAGAGCTAAGGAAGCAGCAGAGCTCTCTGGGGCACAGCTCTGGGTCATCCTCATCCTGTCCTGTCTCCCTCTTTGTTCAACTCCAGACTTCACCAATGTTAACAGTCCTCTCCACTCTCACAGTGTCTACAACGCCTGACCAGTGACATGTAGGAGGAGTTAGTCTGGATTGGTTTATCAACcacaccgtgtgtgtgtgtgtgtgtgtgtgtgttgtttgcatgcatgtgtgtgtgtgtgtgtgcatgtgtgtgtgtctgtgttgtgTAAGAAAAGCGTCACTTCCTCAGTGTCCTGGAAGCCTGGAAGGAGTCCTCCTCACAGGTCCACCTCACTCTCTTACGTCCCTGCTTGTGCTCCTTGTTTCCTGTCATTCATTGGCCATCTAGGTCACTgtaatttagaatttaattttaaaatatttgtttttatttcaactaCTGATATGCAAACTATTGAGAAGTCTCAAAGCACAAACTgtttcattgaaaatttaaatgtttattttaatatatttacccAGATAAAAATCATGCTTTAAATGTTAAGAgtggaggtgtagctcagggaTTATGGCTCCTGCTgagcatgcataaagccctgagttcaataactagctatgcagtaaaatgaaattattcctATCATGCCTACAAACTACAAGTTTTTCAAACATCTGTTGAAGCAGCTACAGTGAAATAGAGGAAGACAGAAGCAAGATCCTTCAACATCTATTTTTTAACAGTTCTCTCTCAAAATTTGCAGTGAAATTCTGCTCAACTTTTTTTCTATCTATGTTTGAAACAATGCTTATCATTCACCCTCACATGGAGGTCTTGTGACAGCCtgggtccacacacacacacacacacacacacacacacacacactgttggtCAGGCTGCCTCCTGAGCTGTACCTACCTGTGACCTGCAGGGCTTCAGCCTGTAGATGGCTTATCCTGCCTCCTTGCCCCCTGGTTTCCTGTAACACTGTGGGATTCAGCCCTGGAGTCCTTTCAAGTGTGGGAGAAACTAAGAAGCTGGGACTTTTCTCCCTGTCTCGAGATGGTCCATGGCAGCTGAAGCACCTGGGCACAACAGGAACCCTCTTGGCTCCAGGCTCCAGCATCCAGAAGGCATTTTGAGTTCTAGCAGCACTGCAGGATGTGGGCACCTGGGTCGCTATGGCGTCCTGCCTGTGGCTCGGCATACACTCTCCACACTCAGTAGAGAGTGAACAGCAGATACAGAGGGAGGAATGGGGTCCTTAGCTGACAGGCTCCCTT containing:
- the LOC139705655 gene encoding olfactory receptor 2T29-like gives rise to the protein MDITTWMTNHTGWAYFILVGLFRQSQHPALLCMVIFLVFLMALSGNAVLIILIHSSAKLHTPMYFFISQLSLMDMMSISITVPKMLLDQVLGLSTISVPECGIQMFLYLTLVGSEFFLLAAMAYDRYMAICHPLRYPVLINHRVCLLLASGCWFLGSVDGFMLTPVTLTYPFCRSREIQHFFCEVPAVMKLSCSDTSLYETLMYLCCVLMLLIPVTVISGSYSCILLTIHRMNSAEGRRKALATCSSHMMVVTLFYGAAVYTYMLPSSYHTPQKDMVMSVFYTILTPVLNPLIYSFRNKDVTGALRKMLSVGPVFQETVK